AAACTAAAATATCTAAATGCAGTCTTCTGGATTCCTTATTACGAATTCAATTCACACTGACTGTCTTTTATGCAGTGCATCAGTACTCTGTATATGTATAAACTTGTGtacaatattttcttcaaaattcattaaaacttaaaaatgctccaccgccgacagagcataaatgatattcatcatttgaacaataattggtgtttgatcttgtatatatatatgtctaattaaagatgctccaccaccgacaaagcataaacaatatttatcaattttacaagtattggtgtttaatcgtgtatatatatgtctaattaacacaaaaaataatatgaaataattcattttgcttttggtgcatgtgcaatcaatacttcattccatacaggaCATAGTGCCTTGgaatttttttcaggatgcattttttttatttaatacttttgtcttgaaataaagttagaagctcaaacttttcaatggtggtaatggtgtaaaataagtaacttttgtaactgaagaaaaatactaaatcatctgctcctgtttttgatagccaaaaaaatgtcatttatctgcaatggagcatcttttattttgcctttggtggaagcgcaatcagttcttcatttcatataggatatattcttcattccatataggatatagtgtcacagaattttttcgggatgcaattaattatttttcatacttttaacttgaagtaaaattagaagttcaaaattttcaatggtgataatggtgtaaagtaggtaacttttgtaacagaagaaaaatactaaatcgtctcctcctgttttagatagtgaaaaaaatcatttgtcagcagtggagcatctttaaaactatGATTCTTGAATTTAACCACAAATTTTAAGTAGCCTTATCTTCCtatatacagaatgaaacaaaatataattttttaaatatgactGTGCTATGCAATTATATATCTATCATTTTCCTTACACTAAATCATGTTTGCTATTATcacctgtacatgtacttttaccAAGATTTTACACAATTCTCTGGAATATTCGACTTACTCAAGATTTAGATGGACAACACAAAATCAATTACATGTTATAATATGAAGAATTATCCTGATCTataaaattcatacaaaaaCAATTCAATATTCAGAATTCCAGCAACATGTGCTTCTTATACTAAAAAAAGATCATATTTTCCAATACAAATCATAATTCTACTGCTGTTTCTCAATTTAACTTAAAGAGGTAATTCATAAGACAAATACTTTGAATGGACAAATGaaactttaatatttgtttcctATTCCTAGCATCCAAACTTGAGCTGTAGGACAGTTCTCTGTTCCTAGCACTCAAACTTGAGCTGTAGGACAGTTGTCTATCTATCCCTAGCACTAAAACTTGAGCTGTAGGACGGTTCTCTGTTCCTAGCAATCAAACTTGAGCTGTAGGACAGTTCTCTGTTCCTAGCACTCAAACTTGAGCTGTAGGACAGTTGTCTATCTATTCCTAGCATTCAAACTTGAGCTGTAGAACAGTTCTCTATTCCTTGCACTCAAACTTGAGCTGCAGTTTTAACCAGTATCAAATGATACCATGTGTACCTTTCCTcctatatttgttaattttagcTAAAAGAAATTCTGACACCATCACAACCCACAACTAATACCTGAAATCTACTTCATCCATATTATGAATGTATATCCAATATACTGGATACAATCAAAGaccaaacaaaatgaaatataaatgtatatccaTCCTACAACTAGTTGGCACTAATGCTGAAATTTGattctaaattttatctttATAATCAATGCTAATTCAGCATAATTTTGCGTCGTCGTCGTTTTAGAGCCCTATTTCAAAATTCTATGCAATCACAATGTACTTGTCTGTCCATGCTTATGCTCATTTTATCTCATATTGATTTCCATAATTTTTCAATCAATATTCTCTTCATATGCTTTACTTTGTTCAAATCTGAGCAAGGAATCATTCAtgttaatttgaagtaaaaaaaaaaaaaaaaaaaaaagttttaaaagtcatttttcaatCCTTTTTCTAATTTCATGAATCATATTAGAAGTTACCAGAACCCTATACTTTTGTTATGCCTTTTTGCATAAAacataatcaaaataaatcttttaGAACCTAATAAAACCTTGATATACTTagacacattaaaataattacagCTATGTTAGCCAACTTCTTGTTCTGAACAAAACCTAAAACAAGAGAGTCATTTCACCACAGGAGTTACCTAAATTGGTCATTGGTATCTCCATTCCAACCAAACATTCCGGCTCTTCTTCTACCGTCTCCGATTCACAAGCGTTAGAGTCCTCAACTATTGGCGGCCTCTTCATTTCGCGGAGACTGGTAAGTATATGGATGAAATAGATTTCCAGGTAGAGTCATAAGTCAGGAAAGCGCTTGGGATCCTCAATGTACTCAGGTGGGATAAAGAACAGACTGTCAGGAAGGTTCTCCTTCCACTCAAAAGAGTTAAACGTTACTCTGGCAGTCACTGTCGGAAATACCGGAATCTCTGTAAAATTGAAAGTGTATTCAAAGTAATGATATCAATTTGAAAAGTTCAGAAACACCAGGATCACTGTAAAAATAACAGTGTACTCTAAGTATGGATTTCAGTTTAAAGCAATTCATTACATGTGGTATGAATGTTTAATTGGAGccattaaaacaaatttattggGGCCATTATAATGTTCAATTATAACAGGGACCATTAAATATTTCCTTTGGGCcattaaaatgtgtaattggaaccaacaaaattaaattgattgGAATCATAAACAGATTTAAATGGTCACACCTATTTTGACAGGGAATCCATCAGGCAGCTTTGTGGTCATAAAATCCCTGAGTTTCTGGAACTGTTTGAATGGTGCAATCACTTCCAGTACATCCAGTAAACTGtaataataaatagatataatttcaAATACTCAGAAAAAATCATGGATTTCTAGATATTTCAAAAGTcaataatattgaaatgaaaaatttcaaTGGTTTGGAATGGTCATCAATAATATATGCCAGAAAGAAGTGGACATATTTCCTGtttcttttatttgaaatcGAGCACAATCTTTTAGTTCTTTAACCAGAACCATTTGAGAAGAAGATTCTGTTTCAATCTATAAATACTTACACACTGACATCCATAGGAAAAGATTTACTCTGAAAAAGAAACCCAAAAGATTATGaataaaatgtcttatttttgAAAACTGGTTAACTCACTCTAATATGCCTTAAAAATCCTTTGAAAAAGGAAACCTACAGATAGCCAATTTTTCTACTTACAAAATTGTTAGCATCTTATTAAATTAAACACCAGCAGAAAATTACTTCCATCATTTTTCAAGTATGTTATCTATCTTGATATATCAAAGAACATTTAACTACAGATTAGTTACCATAGCCACTGTAGCTTTGAAGGACTTGGAGCTTCCCTTAGGAATCCACTGCCGTCCCAGACAAGGTGGTTTACCGGCTGGAGCCGACATGTACTCCTCCCAGCTAATGTTTGGTCTTTCTGGTGGGTTTAAAGATGGGCGTCTCTGAAactaaaatatgatttattctTATTAATGGGTTTTTTACTTTTCATTTATCAGCTCATTatcatcatttcaacaaatAACAGATATTAAAGCTTGGTTTAAATTCAATTTGGGTTGAAAGAAAAAGACATGTATACAGAAGCAGTTTTCCACAAGAAAAAACTTTTTACTTGTTGTTTCCCTTTCATTTCCTTTGACAGAATCGGTCACACGTAGTAGTGACTTGTTCTGTTGACTTTTGATTCATTCTGAAAATGCCATGCTCGCATAGTACATTTGCATGCcggataaaaaacaaaaatacttatttatttatgtaattcCAATAAGGTTTGTTCTTATGATCAAAGGTCCAAACTATTTCTTTGATTAAGTCCTACAAAAAATCAGTTCAGATACTGGAACAAAGTATATGACTGACATCACCATTGCCATTTGTACCTGAACAATATATACTTACATCACAGTTATCCCACGTCCCTTTGGTTAGATTCTCCATGATCGCTTTGTTTTTCTGTACATCTTCAGGAGACAGGTGTTCCCTCCTGTAATATTACATCATTTGTGTTAATAATCTTATTAATCAATCTAtgattaacatatatatttgatattacatgagtgttcatttcatatgagattttacaaaacgagtctaagaagtttttattttagcGAGCCTTGGCgaccaaaaattaaaactttgagaCGAGTTGCATAAAATctcatgaaatgaacacaaatttaagatacttttatcatatatctacaaatacctgcataacaaagaatttcacgtcaaaatgtattcttaAAATCCAGCAGAGGCCACCATTTTGTCCTGCCttcctcgtaatcctgacgtcacgtcatttttcctgacatCATTTTATTGTGTCTGTGACCAAGATATTGAGAGTGTAGCAACAGCCTGCCAGGCAATAGCAACAGATGGCTTATGTAGTGATCAACCGAAACTGTTCACACTATTATTGCGTCGACAGTAATAGCTAGGGTCAAGTAAGGTTGATCTCTCTTGTGTTCAATATGTTGCATGTATGAAAGTCTTTAGGTTTTAGAAGGCTGCAGTACATTCCTGCTGTGTCCCCTATAATTGTCCTATTGCCCTTTTTAGCAGATAAAATTGACTCTAAACACCTCATCCTCATTTCCATACAATAACAAAGTTTACCATTACAATTCCACATGCCTCATGAAGTTTCACATTGAGGTTTAATTTTCTAATCCAGTAACTATTTTATGAATATGTTTACAAATCAATTCATGAAGTACCCAGTAAGTCTATATTACATAAGTAAAAAAAACTATCTATCTCATGTCAGTAAAAAAACctaataaatgttattttacaaCCATCTTCTactcaaaattttaaataattgaaaGATGGTTCAGAAATAGTCAGTGAAACTTAACGTGTATTTACCTTTTTCTAGAGTCTAAGGTGAGGCCATTAATAAAGTAGTAGTCAGCTTGGTAGTCACCGACCATTTCCTGTGATTAAAAAGGAAAACAAGTTTTCTTAAGAGGTATAAAGAGTATGAAGTAAACTGTTCACTCTAACACACACCAACAACAGTAGATTgattttaatttgacaattcAAGAGGTTGGCAATTCAGTGCaattatcacaatttttatactGAATTGGCTTTAGTGTACTGTAAACATGAGTGTTTTTCACACTTGAAATTTGCTCATATAAAATTGCGCTAAATGGCATAAAGTAGATTGCAACAATATATTGTTGCGCTAATTTCCAAAGGACTGATTGTGCGCTTATATTTGATTGCACAAAAAACAGTTATGTTTATAATAAATACCAAATTCTTTACTTGCtactgaaataaaaattataaactcACTGTTTTGTCTTCTCTAAAAAGCCAGCCGCTTTGTGCCCTTGTGAATGTGATGTTCTTGGTTGACATTTGAGCAGCCATGATGTCACTGCtcatcaaaatatcaacttcATCATCCATCTCCTGCTCACTCTCctgttcaaaataaatcaaatacttACACATGGTTTTAGTGCAAagttagagttacctcccctgtccCATTAAACTATGTAAAGGTAAGTTATCTTCCCTCTCAAAAAATGTTCAGATCAAATTTAAAGATAATGGCATCTTCTTGTATGATAAAGaatataacaattaatattAGTAGTCCTGAAATACAGAACTGGATATTAGAAAATGTGCAATGGTTAACTGTCAaagttttgttgattttatgattttcattattaatGTTCCAATCTAGTATCTGATGCAGAAACCTAATAAAGAATGTACCAACTACATATTTGATCATATGGACAAGCCAAATATCTGAGGCACTAACCTAATATATATGTACCTACCTCATATATCCTCCAGACCAACCAAATATCGGATATACCTATAGCATATCTGGTCTCATTAACCTACCTTATATCAGATGTACCTACAGCATATATGGTCTTCTTTACCTAACTTATACCAGAtatacctacattgtacttcATATCTGGTCTTCTTACCAGAtatacctacattgtacttcATATCTGGTCTTCTTAACCTACctaataacacatgtacatacctCATATCTGGTCTTCTTAACCTACCTAATAACACATGTACCTACAGCATATCTTTTGGTCTTCTTAACCTAtctaataatacatgtacctacagCATATCTGGTCTTCTTAACCTACCTAATAACACATGTACCTACAGCTATCTGGTCTTCTTGATCTTAGATACCTAATATCAGATGTACCTACCTCAGATCCTATCTTCCTGACCTACCTAATATCAGATGTACCTACCTCATATCTGATCCTCTGGAAAACAAACAGTTTGTTATCTAACACAGTCAGGCTATTCTGGGGGTCCTCCTCTCCATTAAAAACAAATGTGATGTCCCCGCGCTCCCAGTGCATGTCGTTAAAATCTACTAGAGTGGTATCTAGGCTGTAAAATATAGCAAAATACGGTTTCCTATTAATACATTATAGAACATTTAGTTgaggtttttatttttgctgaCCAATTCATGAAGACTAGCTATTAATACATAATTTCAAAAACatgtatagctatatataggttgatgtattgacattttttcttttaGCTAATTGTGGCAGATTTGCATTGGAAGCTTACCGTATACAGCAACCCTTTTTGTGGATCTTACATACATCTGAAGGCAGAATTCTGGACACCAAAGGAACTGTTGATAAATTAAGATCAGAAACATTAAATAAGgctttttttgtcaaaaatttaTATTATCTTAAGGCCACACCAAATTAATGTGTAGTTCGTCGGGAGCAGCGCACGTAAATTTCCGGGTtcgagaaaaatatataaaaaatttgcGACcgcacattaaaaaaaaatccggatTTATTTTTCCGTGATCCGAGTCACTTAGTGCTATACTGGCGCTTGCAGACGCTTGAATTACATTGCGGAAATTGAGACAGTGAAGGTTTTGTCTGACATAGATGAATTAACTACAAAAAATGGCGGGTAAGGAGAAAAGTGCTGACGGAAAAATCGTATTTACCAACATGCTTTTGAACTTTTAACGTTTAATTTTTGGACGATGAGTGGTGAATGATGAACGTCCGGAGTGACCTAGCATCCTTGCTGCTATTTGATCGCGATCGCGGTCGAAAATGAAACGTTTGGGGACCTTTTTGTGTTGTTGACATTCATCTGTTCACTCTTGTAATCTTCACTCTCAGCACTTTGTTTTCGATTATTGGTGTCTTAATTGTTACCGTTCGGCGAGGCCCAACATATTTGATGTCAAACACGCCTATTGAAGCCGAAAATGATGAAACTTTTGTTGATCTTTTTAATCGTCTTGTTGACATTAATTTGAGTAAAATCTATTTAATGCTGCATCGGACATGAGATTTAGATGACATTCGAGCGATCAAGATATCCACAAACCAAGACATGACTCGATTGAAATTTCACAAA
This portion of the Argopecten irradians isolate NY chromosome 6, Ai_NY, whole genome shotgun sequence genome encodes:
- the LOC138325204 gene encoding ankyrin repeat domain-containing protein 13C-like, which encodes MAADWEGYPLHKCVFNDDKCRLSQLIRVHDVTQKDIHGNTPLHLAVILGHKECIHLLLAHGAPVRVKNTQGWTPLAESISFGDRQTILCLLRKLKQQSRESLESRRPSLVQALRDIGDFYLELKWDFQSWVPLVSRILPSDVCKIHKKGCCIRLDTTLVDFNDMHWERGDITFVFNGEEDPQNSLTVLDNKLFVFQRIRYEESEQEMDDEVDILMSSDIMAAQMSTKNITFTRAQSGWLFREDKTEMVGDYQADYYFINGLTLDSRKRREHLSPEDVQKNKAIMENLTKGTWDNCDFQRRPSLNPPERPNISWEEYMSAPAGKPPCLGRQWIPKGSSKSFKATVAMSKSFPMDVSVLLDVLEVIAPFKQFQKLRDFMTTKLPDGFPVKIEIPVFPTVTARVTFNSFEWKENLPDSLFFIPPEYIEDPKRFPDL